The Plasmodium knowlesi strain H genome assembly, chromosome: 14 genome has a segment encoding these proteins:
- a CDS encoding ATP-dependent zinc metalloprotease FTSH 1, putative: MNSKYENGSFVSTGSDKNCDEENSALLQNKETAGMNERKSKKSNNDNRKYKYYENFFNKKRNKKWNYFMIFFLGICFGFAIWPFFMTIITYKLFYKDNFSSSNFNTSNSSASLKPYGNDRSKKGENGKVSIKDQSQKNSSPHFRPIRFEEIAGIDESKLELLEVVDFIRNREKYQEMGARMPKGVLLVGPPGSGKTMLARAVATEANVPYIYTSGPEFIEIYVGQGAKRIRQLFAHARSVAPSIVFIDEIDAIGGKRSSGSVNGAGQREHDQTLNQLLVEMDGFSNTVHIMVIGATNRIDTLDSALLRPGRFDRIVYVPLPDVNGRKRILEIYIKKIKSDLKAEDIDKIARLTPGFSGADLENVVNEATILATRNKKSVVSIGELFEARDKVSMGPERKSLRQSDHQRRITAYHEAGHAIVAYFLQPKTDPIHKATIISRGNALGYVEQIPVDDRHNYFKSQMEAKLAVCMGGRTAEEIVFGKSETSSGASSDISRATEIAYKMVTEWGMSDKLGPLNYKKRMGDGYSSNRLSAQTISTIEVEVKALVEKGKSLSEEILRRHRKELDNLAFALLDKETLSGEEIKKIIDPHNTRDYSEKMPVLSKGTKSDSTSSGTEDDKREKNSTRGEGSSTNEKPSSRSATNDRHGEKQVDEGTPREELKSSSRDDVFKSEDKRNEQEKHGHATSTDNSKIEILRKNAKNVVKKIKKKYAKDPNVKNKKILKVVNEHKPYDADRKVEGDNSQSKNHPNGLNGLNGQNGPVGEVDKRSYPKGLSPHGDNDNNVVKNMSEVFSKDFAFPYERNGDNENADFLKAKEMTLNNFKEAVDTSHIMNASEMRKFNIFEHNLSKLFLFDIFGS, from the coding sequence atgaattcCAAGTATGAAAATGGAAGCTTCGTGTCAACAGGCTCAGACAAAAACTGCGATGAGGAAAATTCAGCATTGCTACAGAACAAGGAGACGGCAGGAATGAACGAGAGGAAAtcaaaaaaatcaaacaaCGATAATAGGAAGTACAAATATTACGAAaacttttttaacaaaaagagaaataaaaaatggaattattttatgatattttttctggGAATATGTTTTGGCTTTGCCATTTGGCCATTCTTCATGACCATAATAAcgtataaattattttacaaAGACAATTTTAGCAGTTCTAATTTTAACACCAGCAACAGTTCAGCATCATTAAAACCCTATGGAAATGatagaagtaaaaaaggtgaaaatggaaaggtaTCCATAAAAGATCAATCCCAGAAAAATTCCTCTCCCCATTTTAGGCCTATCCGTTTTGAAGAAATAGCCGGAATTGATGAATCAAAGTTGGAACTTCTGGAAGTTGTTGACTTTATAAGGAATAGAGAAAAGTACCAAGAAATGGGTGCAAGAATGCCTAAGGGAGTTCTTCTGGTTGGTCCTCCAGGGTCAGGAAAAACCATGCTAGCTAGGGCAGTAGCCACAGAAGCAAATGttccatatatttatacatccGGCCCAGAATTTATTGAGATATATGTTGGCCAGGGGGCAAAAAGAATAAGACAGTTATTTGCACACGCAAGGTCAGTTGCTCCATCCATCGTTTTTATTGACGAAATTGACGCCATAGGAGGGAAGAGAAGTTCCGGTTCTGTGAATGGCGCTGGTCAGAGAGAACATGATCAAACGCTTAACCAGTTGTTAGTGGAAATGGATGGGTTCAGCAACACTGTCCATATTATGGTTATAGGTGCAACGAACCGAATTGATACACTGGATAGTGCCCTGCTCCGACCTGGGAGATTCGATCGAATCGTTTATGTCCCCCTACCTGATGttaatggaaggaaaaggatccTAGAAATTTATATcaagaaaattaaaagcgATTTAAAAGCAGAAGATATTGATAAAATAGCTAGATTGACTCCTGGGTTTTCAGGAGCTGACTTAGAAAATGTAGTAAATGAAGCAACTATCCTTGCAactagaaataaaaaaagtgtagtCTCCATTGGGGAGCTTTTCGAAGCTAGAGATAAAGTTTCCATGGGTCCAGAGAGAAAATCTCTAAGACAATCCGACCATCAGCGAAGAATTACTGCTTATCACGAAGCGGGACATGCAATCGTGGCGTACTTTCTTCAACCTAAAACGGATCCAATACATAAGGCTACGATTATCTCAAGAGGCAATGCCCTTGGGTACGTAGAACAAATACCAGTGGATGATAGGCACAACTATTTTAAAAGCCAAATGGAAGCAAAATTGGCCGTCTGTATGGGTGGAAGAACCGCAGAAGAAATCGTTTTCGGAAAATCTGAAACGAGTAGTGGTGCTTCTAGTGATATTTCTAGAGCTACCGAAATTGCTTACAAAATGGTAACCGAATGGGGAATGTCAGATAAGCTTGGCCCACTGAATTATAAGAAAAGAATGGGAGATGGATACTCATCAAACAGATTATCAGCTCAAACTATTTCCACTATTGAAGTGGAGGTGAAGGCTCTTgtggagaaagggaaaagcttATCCGAAGAAATACTCAGAAGGCATAGGAAGGAATTGGACAATTTAGCCTTTGCACTGCTCGATAAAGAAACCTTATCTGGagaggaaataaagaaaattattgaCCCACACAACACCAGGGATTACTCCGAAAAAATGCCTGTTCTAAGTAAGGGCACCAAATCGGATAGCACTTCAAGCGGAACAGAAGAtgacaaaagagaaaaaaattccacgCGCGGGGAAGGAAGCAGCACAAATGAAAAACCGTCGAGTCGAAGCGCAACAAATGATCGACATGGAGAAAAGCAAGTCGATGAAGGAACCCCTCGCGAAGAACTCAAAAGTTCTAGCAGGGACGATGTATTCAAGAGCGAGGACAAACGAAATGAACAAGAGAAGCATGGACATGCAACCTCTACAGACAATAGCAAAATCgaaattttaaggaaaaacgccaaaaatgtagtaaaaaagataaagaagaaatacgCCAAAGATCCCAATGTTAAGAATAAGAAAATTCTGAAAGTTGTGAATGAGCATAAACCGTACGACGCAGATAGGAAGGTGGAAGGGGACAATTCCCAAAGTAAAAACCACCCAAATGGATTAAATGGCTTAAATGGCCAAAATGGCCCAGTGGGAGAAGTGGATAAACGCAGCTACCCGAAGGGACTCTCGCCTCACGGCGACAATGACAACAACGtggtaaaaaatatgagCGAAGTGTTTAGCAAGGATTTTGCTTTCCCCTATGAACGAAATGGCGATAACGAAAATGccgattttttaaaagcgaAAGAAATGACCCTGAACAATTTCAAGGAAGCTGTAGACACCTCGCACATAATGAACGCAAGTGAAATGAGAAAATTCAACATTTTTGAGCACAACTTGAGTAAGCTCTTCCTCTTTGATATTTTTGGCAGCTAG